The region TGCGTAGTGGTCCGGGAGCCTGGCAGCTTGCGCTCAACATCCGCTGCCATATCAGCGGGCACTTCGTATGACGCTCCCGCAGCTGCAGGGCCGAGCAGCGCCTGCATCTGTGAAGGCTGAGCACCCAGGTCACGCATTGTTTCAACGGTCTTCTTCACGATGCCGTTTCGCGCCCCAAGACGCCCAGCGTGCACCGCGGCAATCACTCCAGCGACGGGGTCTGCCAACAGCACCGGCGTACAGTCAGCGACCAGCACGCACAGGGCGAGGTTCGGGGTCGTGGTTACGATGGCATCAGAAGCCTCGACAGGCTCAGACTGCGGCCCGTCCACGACCGTCACGTTCGGCGTGTGGAGCTGCTCCATCCACACGAAGCGCCCCGCATCTACCCCGAGCAGCGACGCCAACCGCGCGCGGTTCGCGCGTACGGCCTCCGGGTCATCCCCGACGTGCAGCGCAAGATTGAAAGAGTCGTATGGGGACAACGACGCCCCGCCCGCACGGCTTGTAAACACCATGCGGACGGGGCGTTGTTCTACGTCGAGAAGAGAGTCAGTCATGCTCCCAGACTAACGCAAGAAATCAGGGACATCGACGTCAAAATCATCGCCGCCGCGCTCCTCGCGTCCACGACGCTCATAGGAGGATTCGGACTCCCCGCCGGTGAAGAGGCCCGAGCGGTGCGGCTCGTAGCGGTGACGCGCCTGGTAGGAGTCGTCGCGTTCCGTCTCCGGAGCTCGATCCTCAAACAGTGAACCACGCGATGGAGACGGCGCCGCGCCTTCTTCCGCCGATGCGGCTGCAGCATCGACCGGCTGCTGGGCATCCGGGCGAGCGTTGGCCTTCTCGTCGAAGCCAGTTGCGATAATCGTGACGCGCACCTCGTCACCGAGGTTGTCGTCTATGATCGTGCCGAAGATGATGTTCGCGTCGTCGTCTGCCTTCTCTTCGACGATGGACGCTGCGGCACTCGTCTCGTTCAGGCCGAGATCGGAACCACCAGCAACGGAAATGAGCACGCCCTTCGCGCCCTCCATCGTGGTTTCCAGCAGTGGCGAGTTGATCGCCTGCTCCATCGCATTCATCACGCGGTTTTCACCGCGGGAGGAGCCGACGCCCATCAGGGCGGAGCCGGCGTCGGCCATCACCGAGCGCACGTCTGCGAAGTCGACGTTAATCATGCCCGGAATGGTGATCAGGTTCGTAATACCCTGAACACCGTTGTAGAGCACCTCATCCGCAGCGCGGAATGCATCCATCATGGACAGGTCCGAATCACCCAGCTGCAACAGTCGGTCGTTCGGAATGACAATGACGGTGTCGCACACTTCCTTCAGGTTCGCGATGCCCTCGAGCGCCTGACGGGTGCGCCGCTTGCCCTCGAACGTGAACGGACGGGTGACAACGCCAATGGTCAGCGCACCCATCTTCTTCGCGATACCCGCGACAACTGGTGCAGCGCCAGTACCCGTACCGCCGCCCTCGCCAGCGGTCACGAAGACCATGTCCGAGCCCTTCAGCGACTCTTCGATTTCCTGCTTGTGATCCTCAGCGGAGGTCCGGCCAACCTCAGGGTTTGCTCCGGCGCCAAGTCCGCGAGTCGCCTCACGCCCGATGTCGAGCTTGGTGTCTGCATCCGTAAAGAGCAGTGCCTGCGAGTCCGTGTTGATCGCAACGAACTCCACACCTTTCAGGCCCTCTTCGATCATGCGGTTGACAGCGTTAACGCCACCGCCACCGACACCGACGACGCGGATCATGGCGAGGTAGTTTGCGGGAGAGGTCATGGGTAGTGTCTCGCCTTTCAAAACTTCTTAGAACTTCAACAATTGCGGTAACGCATCCCATCATGGGCGAAAACACGAAAAAATTTATTGTTTCCCTCGGCGTGTCTCGACCCTAAACCTTTACTTTAGGGTTTTGACCTGGGGTTTTACACCGCTACCGCGCGGTAATCAGCTCCGGATTAGAAATATTGAACTCGGCGCCCTCGCGTTGCAAAACGGTTTCAAAGGCCAGTGACTTATTCGCATTGTCTTCTGAGGCGCCCCACACCACGCGGCGGTTGTCGTGTAACCGCAGCACGAATGAGTAGCGGCCATTCGCCTCCAAAGCGGCAACTTGCGCACGCGCACCACTGCTTATCGACGCCGCGATCGCCACAGCGTCCCGCATCTGCTCCTTGTTCTCGACGTCGACCCCCACGAGCTCCATCGCCCCAACCGGCGGTTCAGCGATCAGAAAATCCTTGCCCTCAGTATCGATCAGATGCGCCCCGTCCGGCTGCTGCAAGTACGCCACTGCGACACGCTCTTTGAGGTCAACTCTCACAGTGCTTGGCCAGTCGCGGTGCACCGTGACAACGTCCACCCACGGGTCCTGCACGATGTTCTCAGCAGCACGGCGCACCTTGACCAGCCCCATAGGCGTGCCCAGCTCAATGTCGGACTGGGCTTGCACCGCCTCGGGCGTGAGCACGTCGTTGCCATCAACAACCACACCCTTCACCGGCATCAACGGTGTAAACGGCAACGCAATTCCGCACACAGCGAGACCAGCGATGACAGCTCCCGCGATAGCGAAGCGACGCTTGCGCTTGCTCTTGCTGCGCGTTTGAGCGTCCTCATCACCAAACTCGTCGAGGTGGTCCGACTCGAAGGCTTCCTGCTCTGTCTGCTCTGTCACGCTAAACCTCCGTCTGCCGAAGTTGCGCGAGGATCTCATCGGCGAGCATTGTCACCGACCCAGCGCCCATCGTTAGGATGACGTCCCCAGGACGAACCATTGATGCCAGTGTCACCGGTACTGCGAGGAAATTGGGCTCAAGCACTACCGGCACCGAGCTATCCATCTTGTCAGTAATGAGCCTGCTGGTCACATCTTCAACGGGCGCTTCGCGTGCGCCGAAGATGTCCAGCACCATGACGACATCCGCGAGTGAGAGGGCGTCAGCAAACTCTTGGGCAAAGTTCTGTGTGCGCGAGTACAGGTGCGGTTGGAAGCACACCACGACGCGCGCACCCTTGCCCTCAGACTCGACTTTCTCCCGCGCCGCCGTCAACACAGCGGTGACCTCGGTTGGGTGGTGCGCGTAGTCGTCGTAGACACGGGTACCTGCGAACGGCCCGTCCTCTACGAGGCCCTTAAACTCGAAGCGGCGCCGGACACCGGAGAACCCGCTCAGCCCCGCTGCAATCCGTTCAGGTTCCGCACCCGCCAGCGTCGAGGACAACAGCGCGGCCAGGGAGTTGAGCACCATGTGCCGGCCGGGGATCGACAGGCGGTAGGAGTACTCAGCAGATGCGCCGCCGGTGTTGAGTCGAGCACGCACGTCGACGTAGGAGCCGTCGATACGCTCTTCTATAACTACTGCACCTGCCGGAATGTCTGGGTGCGCTGCAGCCGCTGCTTCAGTGCCGTAGCCGACGACGTTGATGCCGCGCTGCAATGCGCGCTCACCACAGCTTGCAGCGTGCTCGTCATCCATACAAACGACGAGGAAACCGCCGGGCTGCACGCGATCGGCGAAGTCGTCGAACACCTTGAAGTATGCCTCGCGCGTGCCGAAGTAGTCCAGGTGGTCAGGCTCAATGTTGGTGATAACGGCGATATTTGGTTTGTAGCGAAGCAACGAAGCATCGGACTCGTCCGCCTCCGCCACGAAAATATCGCCCGCACCGTGGTGGGCATTGGTGCCGGCCTTGTTGAGCTGGCCGCCAATTGCAAAGGAAGGGTCCTCCCCCGCAGCCTGCAACGCCACCACGGTCATGGACGTCGTGGACGTCTTGCCATGCGTGCCTGCTAGCAGGAGCTGCGTGTAACCGTCCATCAACTCGCCGAGCAGATCTGAGCGGCGAATCACAGGAATCCCCTCCTCCTTCGCACGCACCAACTCCGGATTATCTTTCGGAATCGCAGCAAAGCTGGTGACCACGACGGTCGGAAGTTGCCCCGTCAGCTCGAGGTTCGCGGCGTCGTGTCCAACTGCGACCTGTGCACCTTGCGAGCGCAACGCACGCACTGGACGGGAGTCTTTCACATCGGACCCGGTCACTACTGCCCCGCGGTCAAGCAGGATGTGGGCGACACCGCTCATGCCAGCGCCACCGATACCAACCAGATGTACGCGGGAAAGATCCACAGAACCAGGCGCGGTGGTGTGTTCGGAAGACATGACGGTGTTACTCCTTTGTGATAGTCGCAATGATCCGTGCAGCGAGATCTTCTGCCACACTACCCGCGCCAGAGTGCTCGAGCGCTTCTCGCATGCGCTGCATGTGCTCTGGCCGACCCAAAATCTCGTTGACGCTGCGGGCAAGCGCGTCTGGGGTGAGCTCGGCGTCATCGATACGCATTGCCGCCCCGGTAGCTACCAGGTGCGCCGAGTTAAGCCCCTGTTCGCCGTTGCCGTGCGGCAGTGGGATGTAAACGGCTGGCAGGCCAGCGGCTGAGTTTTCCGCCACGGTCATGGCGCCGGAGCGACACACAACCATGTCCGCCACGGCATACGCAGCTTCCATGTCGTCGATGTACGGCACCGCCGTGTAGCCTTCGTGTGGCTTCGGGGCGTCGTTCTTTCTGCCGTAGGCGTGCAGCACCTGGTACCCGCGCGCCGTGATGTCCTCGATGGCCCCGGCAACAGCCCGGTTGATGCTCACCGCACCCTGGGACCCACCGGTAATCAGAACCACCGGCTTGTCCGGATCAAGGTCCCACATCTTGTACCCACGCAGCGCTTTCGCTCCATCCGTATCGACGCCCACTCCCGGACGCACCGGGATCCCCACGACATCACCCGGCATCCCCGAGTTCGCCACGGCGTTAATCCCGACACCACCTAGCTTGACGCCAAGCTTATTGGCCATACCCGCCAACGCGTTCGTTTCCAAGACGAAAAATGGTAGGCGCAACGATGCCGCGGCAAGGTACGCAGACGCCGACACATAGCCACCCGTACCAAAGACTGCCTCAGCCTTTGAATCCTTCATCACCTTCCGTGTTTGGTGCACGGAACGCGCAAGTTTGAACGGTACGCCAAGAAGCTTCCATGGCTTCTTGCGCGGGATCGGCACAGGGTCAATGAGTTGAAGGTTAAAGCCGCGCGCGGGGACGATAGTGGTTTCCAGGCCACGCTCAGTTCCGAGCGCAACCACATTTGCGCCGTACTGTTCGCGAAGCACCTCGCCTACCGCGAGTGCCGGTTCAATATGGCCCGCGGTGCCTCCCCCTGCGAGCACCACTGTGTGCTGGGTCTTGTCCATGATGGATCCCGTCCTTTCCTTTTCGACGGCCACCTAACGGTACCGGCGTCGCTCTGATTGGTTCGGTCGTGGTCTCCGTTGCGTTACCTCGACATTCCTGGTGGGCCGGGGCGAGTGCCGCTGAGCACGGTCGTCTGGGGCAACTCGGTGAGCAACAGGCACTCCGTACCGTTGCTCTCGGCGTGACTGCTCATGTGTACGAGTTCGCTCCGCGCGAGTCGCGCGCAGCTGTGCCGTCGCCTTCGGCTCCGGGACGAACAGCATTCTGTCGAAGCGTGGGCGCCCGTAGTTCTGCATGGCCGAGACTGCGTCGGGCTCGTGGCGGGCAATGGAGGCCAGCATGCCCATCGACCACAAGGTAATCACTGCCGAGGTACCACCGGCGGACAACATCGGCAGCTGAATACCCGTCACCGGCACAAGGCCGACGACGTACCCGATGTTAATGAACGCCTGCGAAACTACGCCTGCTGTTAACGAGGCAGCGGCGAGTCCCTGGAACGATGTCTGTGCGCGTTGCGCAGTGCGCAAACCGAAGTAGCCAAGGGCAGCAAACAGGGCGATCACCATAATGCCGCCCCACATACCGAGCTCTTCGCCGATGACGGCGAAGATGAAGTCGTTTCGAGCCTCTGGGAGGTAGAACCACTTCGCGCGGGACTGTCCGAGGCCGACGCCGAAGAGGGAGCCGTCGGCAAGAGAAAGGAATCCTTGGTGCGTCTGGAACGCAGCACCGCGAGTATCGCTGAAGTTTCCGAACAGCGCCTCGAAGTAGACGTGGAAGCGTTGCGAGCGGAAGCCGCCAAGCAGGAACAACATGACCGCTGCGGCACCGATGAGCCCGCAGAGGATGCCGATGGCCTTGAGCGGGAAGCCTGCGAACCACAGCACAAAGATCACGATGGCGGCAAACGACATGGTCATGCCGGCGTCACCCTGCTTCGCAATCAGGAGGATGCACACGCCCGCTCCAAGCAAGAACTGTGCGGTCGGCGACTGCCACGCAGGCGCCGATGCTGGCGGCTGCTTCTTCGACAGCACCGCAGCACCCCAAATTGCAATAGCCACACGGGCGAACTCAGAAGGCTGCATCGTCAACGAGCCGAACATCAGCCACGATTGCGAACCGACTTCCTCACGTCCGGTACCGATTAGCAGCACCAGTACCAGCAGGAACACCGCGAAGAGGAATAGTGGCGTGGCCAGCTTCCGGATGCGCTCGGGCGGGACCAACAGCGAAACCCAAAACAAGACAAGGCCCGCCAGCACCATCAGGGATTGCCGAAGCGCAGTCGACCACACGCTACTCGAAGCAGCGAACGATGACGCCATCGACGAGCTCATCACCATCACGATGCCCAACGCAGCCAGCACCAGCACCACGGTCCGAATCACGGTGTAGTCAATGAGGGGCCGCTGCTCAAGCGCCGCAATGAACGACGTATGTGCCCGGCCCAGTGCGCTTTGAGGCACGTCGCGGGTGCCAGTCTTTGGCGCACGCGCCGGCGGTTGCTGTCGACGATTTCGCTTCATGGCACCTCATTACCCTTCGCTTCGAACACTGCTGTGTCTCAAGTTACTGTAGTGAAAAGTGTCGCCTGGCGGCCGCACGAAACGCGTCGCCGCGCGCAGACATACCCGGATACATGTCCAGGCTCGCGGCAGCCGGTGCCAGCACAACGCTATCGCCAGGCTGCGCATGCTCTCCAGCAAAGCGAACCACGGCGTCCATTGCCACCTCGGGGTCAGTCGAGTCAGTCGCAAAGATAGGCAGGTCAGGTGCCAGCCGCTTGACGGCGTCGTAAATTTCCATGCGGTCGACCCCAAGCAGCGCTACGGCACGCATGTGCCCCACATGTTTTTCGACGACCTCATCAATCGCAGCGCCCTTCAGCTGACCACCTGCAACCCACACGACGGTGCCCGCCCCGGTCAACGCCGAATCAGCCGCGTGCGGGTTCGTCGCCTTCGAGTTGTCGATCCACCGAACGCCATTCGCCTCGTGGACCACGGCTCCGCGATGCCCCGCAACGTGGAAGCCTGCGAGTGCTTCACGAATCTCAGAGGGTGTCGCACCACACAGCAACGCCACGGCAGCGGCGGCGCCTGCGTCCAGCACGCCTGCAGCACCCGCGGGTTCAATGCCATTCGTATCTGCCAGTTCAAGGACCGAGCCGTCGCGGTGCGCAACGAGCTTGCCGTCGATAACACCGACCTGGCCCTCTTCGGGCTGGCCGAGCGTAAAACCGAAGAATTGCTTGCGGTCATTCTGTGCCACGATCGCTTGCACGTGCTCGTCATCGATGCCGACCACGGCGTTGGAAGCTTTGAGCACCTTCGCCTTCGCAGCCGCGTACGCCTCGAATGAGCCGTGCCAGTCAATGTGGTCGTCCGCAAGGTTGAGTAGAACTGCCGCGTTGGGAACGAGCTGGCTCGACCAATGCAACTGGAAACTGGACAGCTCGGCCACGAGCACGTCGACACGCTGGGGAGCCACCACCGCGTCAGCCACGGCGGTACCGATGTTTCCGCACGCCAGCGCACGCTTACCAGTGCGGGCAGATGCCTCCTGCATCATGGCTGCGAGCATGCCAGTGGTGGTGGTTTTACCGTTCGTGCCTGTCACAACGAGCCACTCGCGCGGTGGCCCGAACACGCCCGCGCGATCCAACCGGTAGCACAGCTCGACATCACCGATGACATCGAGTTGGGCCGAGGCGGCGTCGACAAGCAGCGGCGTGTCGGGCCTCCACCCTGGAGACGTCACTACTACCCCGACCTCACCGAAGTACTCGTGTGCCAGCTGCGTATCGACGGCCCGCACTCCCCACGTGCGCTCAGCGAACTCGCGGTTTTCCTCGCTGTCGTCCGCGACGATGCATGGAACGCCGACCTGCTGGAGCATGCCGAGCACCCCTCGGCCCGAAACGCCCGCACCAGCCAGCAGCACGCCGCGGGAAATCTCTGCGGGGATCATACTCGTATCGGTCATGACAGCGTCACTCCGTTCTGTGTGAGCCACTCACCGTAGAAAATTGCGGTGCCGAGCGCGACCGCCATCGCAGCGATGAGCCAGAAACGCACAACCACGGTTGTCTCCGCCCAGCCTCCTTGCTCAAAGTGGTGGTGGAACGGCGCCATCCGGAACACGCGCTTGCCGGTGGACTTAAACGATGCCACCTGGATGACCACCGAGGCTGCCTCGAGCACGAAGAGTGCGCCAATGATGATCATCAGAAGCTCGGTCTTGGATGCCACTGACAGGCCCGCTACGAGGCCACCGAGCGCCAGCGAACCCGTATCACCCATGAAAATCTTGGCCGGGGACGCGTTCCACCACAGGAATCCAACGCAGGCACCGAAGCCTGCAGCCGCAAGCACCGCCAAGTCAAGCGGGTCACGGACGTTGTAGCAGCCCGCTGCCAGCGCTGCCTCGCAAGAGTTCCGGAACTGCCAGAACGTGATCATGGTGTACGCGGCCATCACCAGAGCAGTCGTACCAGCGGCCAACCCGTCGAGCCCGTCGGTGAGGTTCACCGCGTTCGACCAAGCAGCCAGCAGAATGTAGATAAAGATCAGGAACAGAATTGCGCCAAGGATTCCGCCGCCGACCGCGATGTCAATCGTTTCGATATCGCGTACAAAACTGAGCAGGGTCGAGCCTGGCGTCAAGCCGTTCTCGTCAGGGAATCGCGTGATCAGCAGGCCGAAAACAATGGCAATTGCAAACTGGGACACAAGCTTCGCAGTCTTATTCAAACCGAGATTGCGCTTCATGAAGAGTTTAATACCGTCGTCGGCAAGCCCGACCAGGCCAAGCGCCAATGTCAAGCCCAGCACGATGACGCCGCTCGCGGTAAACGCCGCGTGGTTAGTGGCCAGCGCGACAATCGAGCTAGCCAAGTAGCCCAGCGTGATCGCGAGCAAAATAGCGATGCCACCCATCGTTGGGGTGCCGCGCTTCCGCGCGTGCGACTGCGGCCCGTCCTCCCGAATTTCCTGGCCGATCTCGCGGCGGTGGAAATACCGAATCAACAAAGGTGTGACAAAAATGGAAACGAGGAAGCTAATAACTCCTGCGACAATTACTTGAATCATGTGAGACTGCTACCTTGCTTCATTCTCATTGGTTGACTTACTTTGACTGTCAAGCGTACGGGTGCGCATGAGTTGTTCAGCCACCACCCACAACTTTTGGGCGTTCGACGCTTTGACCAGCACCACTGCTGGCGGGGGTGTGGCAGTGGCAATCGTAGCTTCAACAGCGTTGCTTGCCTCGGCACTATCGGCAACAGACTGTGTGGCGATGCCCTGCTGCTGTGCCGCTTGCGCCAGCGATTCCATCGCGTCACTTTGCCCCACTGCTACGAGGTCCGTGATGTTGTGCTTTACCAGTTCTCCGGCGAGCTCAGCGTGGGCTGACGCGGACTCCTCGCCGAGCTCGCCCATCTCACCGAGCACCGCTATCGAGCGCGCCCCCGGGTGTGCGGCAGCCGTCGACGCAAGCGCTGCGATACCGGCACGCATTGATTCAGGGTTTGCGTTGTACGCGTCGTTAATGACAGTCACGCCATCCTCGCGGGTGCGCACATCCATGCGGTTCACGGATACGGTCCGTGCCTGGCTCAGCGCTGCCGCGATCGCTTCAGGCTGCATGCCCGCACCGAAACCGACTGCCGCCGCAGCAAGCGCGTTGCCAACCTGGTGGGCGCCGTGCACGCCCAGGCGAACTCTGTGCTGTTGCCCGTCTGGCGTGTGCATCACAAACGATGCTCGGGCAACCTCGTCCAATGAGATGTCTGTGGCAAAAAAGTCTGCTTCGGGCGAGCCCTCAGCCGAAAACATCCACACCTTCGCAGTTGTGCGGGGGCGCATACCTGCAACAAATGGGTCATCGGCGTTCAAGATGGCGATTCCACCGTGATCCGCATCAGGGAGTGATTCGACTAACTCGCCCTTCGCCTGAGCAATCGCCTCGCGTGAGCCAAACTCCCCAAGGTGTGCGGAGCCAACGTTGAGCACCACGCCGATTGATGGCGGGGCAATCTTTGCAAGATGCGCGATGTGCCCAATGCCCCTCGCGGACATCTCCGCCACCAAAAACGCCGTCTCCTGTGTGCAGCGCAGCACCGTGTACGGGTGACCAATCTCGTTATTAAAGGATCCCGGAGGAGCCACGGTCTCGCCTTTGTGGCGAAGCACCGCAGCGATCAGGTCTTTCGTCGAGGTCTTCCCCGCCGAACCGGTCACGCCGACAATTGTGAGTCCGTGTTCGCGAACTAGGCGGCGAGCCACGTGCGCTGCGAGCTTCGAAAGGCCCGCGACAACACCGAGTGCACTGCCCGTTGGGTCGCTCGCAGCCAAGTCAGAGTTGTCATCTGGCCGAATCTCGGCGCACGGAACGATCACCGCAGGAGCACCCACGTCGCGCGTGGTTATGGCGGCTACCGCGCCCTGCTCCAATGCCGTGCCGACGAAGTCGTGTCCATCAACCCTCGCGCCTTTCAGCGCAAGGAAAAGGTCGCCCTCAGACACCTTCCGCGAATCAAACTCGACGCCACCCGATACTTTCGCCTCGGGGTCCGCCTCCTTCGACAGCGTTCCCCCGACGATCTCGGCGATCTCACCCAACGAACATGCAATCATTATCTACTGTTACCTCGCGAAAGTTTCTAGGGCGCGACGCATCTCTTCCCGATCATCGAAGTGGTGCGTCGTAGTGCCAACAATCTGGCCGACTTCATGCCCCTTGCCAACGACAATGACCGCATCTCCCGGCTGTGCCCACTGCACCAGAGCGTCAATCGCCGCAGCGCGGTCGCCGATTTCACGCACCTCCGGGTGGTGGGGAGCATCCGCGAGTTCCAATGCACCACGCAGCACCTCCGCGCGGATCGATGCTGGGTCCTCTGTACGCGGGTTATCATCAGTCACCACCACAAAGTCAGCACGCTGCGCAGATTCGCGGCCCATGATGACGCGTTTCGACGCATCCCTGTCCCCGCCGGCGCCAACAGCAATGCCGACGCGCCCAGCCACTTGCTTTCGGAGCGTATCCAGCACGGCTGCGATGGCCGCAGGCTTATGCGCGTAGTCCACGACTGCAACAAACGGTTGCCCGCAGTCGATGCGTTCCATACGTCCAGGGACCTGCGCTTTTGATAGGCCCTTCATGAATGCATCTACATCAACGTCGGCGGTGTACGCCATAGCGGTTGCCAAGGCAGCGTTAGCCACGTTGAACGCGCCCGGCATTTGCAGCGTCAACGTGTGAGTCGAAGTGGGCGTCGATAAGGAAATCTCTTGCGCGCCAGTCTTGTCTGCGGACAGCTGCTTCGCGCTCACGTCGACCCCAACCTGGCCGTGGGTGCCAACGCGAACCGGGTGCTGTGCCCGGTCAGCCATGCGCTCGCCCCACTCGTCATCGACGCAAACTACCGCGCGTTTCGCGGCACTGCGCGACGTCGGGTCAAAGAAGAGCGCCTTCGCCTCAAAGTACTCCTCCATTGTTTTATGGAAGTCCAGGTGATCCTGGCTCAGGTTTGTAAACCCAGCGACATCGAAAGACGTGCCACTCACCCTGCCAAGCATGAGCGCGTGGGAAGAAACCTCCATCACTACGTGCGTCACTCCAGCCTGCAGCATGCGGCGGAACAGAGCCTGCAGCGTCGGGGCTTCCGGGGTAGTCAGGGACGTTGGAACGTACTCGCCGAGAATCTTCGTGCCGGTGGTGCCAATCAGACCTACCTTCGCTCCTGCTGCCTCAAGCCCCTTCTCCAGCATGTACGTCACGGTAGTCTTGCCAGACGTGCCGGTAACCCCGAGCAGCGTCATGTGCTCGGATGGGTGACCATACACCTCGGCTGACACATCGCCGAGAACTTCGCGAACGTCTTCGACGACCAGCACCGGCCGCGTTTCCCCTTGGCCCTCGAGGATCTTCGCGCCTGCATTGTCAGTAAAGATGGCGCCCGCTGGGCACTGCTTTGCAAACGTTGCACCATGCACGCGGGTGCCGGGCAAAGCTGCGAACAGTCCGCCTGGGGCAATCTTCGACGAATCGAGTGCAATCTCTTCAATGTGCAGCGGCTGATCTGGGGCGTTGTGGAGCGTCCCACCAGACAGCGCTGCGAGCGCCTCCAGGGTAGGCGAGTTCGGTGTTGTCTGCGTCATGTCATTCATTGTGAAACTTCCCTACTGGGCTTGCAAAACGTACTGGTCCGCTTCTGGGCTAGGCGGCAAGTTCTCCCTATTGATCAGCCAGCTGGCGATTTCAGTAAACACCG is a window of Corynebacterium pseudogenitalium DNA encoding:
- the mraY gene encoding phospho-N-acetylmuramoyl-pentapeptide-transferase; this encodes MIQVIVAGVISFLVSIFVTPLLIRYFHRREIGQEIREDGPQSHARKRGTPTMGGIAILLAITLGYLASSIVALATNHAAFTASGVIVLGLTLALGLVGLADDGIKLFMKRNLGLNKTAKLVSQFAIAIVFGLLITRFPDENGLTPGSTLLSFVRDIETIDIAVGGGILGAILFLIFIYILLAAWSNAVNLTDGLDGLAAGTTALVMAAYTMITFWQFRNSCEAALAAGCYNVRDPLDLAVLAAAGFGACVGFLWWNASPAKIFMGDTGSLALGGLVAGLSVASKTELLMIIIGALFVLEAASVVIQVASFKSTGKRVFRMAPFHHHFEQGGWAETTVVVRFWLIAAMAVALGTAIFYGEWLTQNGVTLS
- a CDS encoding UDP-N-acetylmuramoyl-tripeptide--D-alanyl-D-alanine ligase, translated to MIACSLGEIAEIVGGTLSKEADPEAKVSGGVEFDSRKVSEGDLFLALKGARVDGHDFVGTALEQGAVAAITTRDVGAPAVIVPCAEIRPDDNSDLAASDPTGSALGVVAGLSKLAAHVARRLVREHGLTIVGVTGSAGKTSTKDLIAAVLRHKGETVAPPGSFNNEIGHPYTVLRCTQETAFLVAEMSARGIGHIAHLAKIAPPSIGVVLNVGSAHLGEFGSREAIAQAKGELVESLPDADHGGIAILNADDPFVAGMRPRTTAKVWMFSAEGSPEADFFATDISLDEVARASFVMHTPDGQQHRVRLGVHGAHQVGNALAAAAVGFGAGMQPEAIAAALSQARTVSVNRMDVRTREDGVTVINDAYNANPESMRAGIAALASTAAAHPGARSIAVLGEMGELGEESASAHAELAGELVKHNITDLVAVGQSDAMESLAQAAQQQGIATQSVADSAEASNAVEATIATATPPPAVVLVKASNAQKLWVVAEQLMRTRTLDSQSKSTNENEAR
- a CDS encoding UDP-N-acetylmuramoyl-L-alanyl-D-glutamate--2,6-diaminopimelate ligase, which gives rise to MTQTTPNSPTLEALAALSGGTLHNAPDQPLHIEEIALDSSKIAPGGLFAALPGTRVHGATFAKQCPAGAIFTDNAGAKILEGQGETRPVLVVEDVREVLGDVSAEVYGHPSEHMTLLGVTGTSGKTTVTYMLEKGLEAAGAKVGLIGTTGTKILGEYVPTSLTTPEAPTLQALFRRMLQAGVTHVVMEVSSHALMLGRVSGTSFDVAGFTNLSQDHLDFHKTMEEYFEAKALFFDPTSRSAAKRAVVCVDDEWGERMADRAQHPVRVGTHGQVGVDVSAKQLSADKTGAQEISLSTPTSTHTLTLQMPGAFNVANAALATAMAYTADVDVDAFMKGLSKAQVPGRMERIDCGQPFVAVVDYAHKPAAIAAVLDTLRKQVAGRVGIAVGAGGDRDASKRVIMGRESAQRADFVVVTDDNPRTEDPASIRAEVLRGALELADAPHHPEVREIGDRAAAIDALVQWAQPGDAVIVVGKGHEVGQIVGTTTHHFDDREEMRRALETFAR